Proteins encoded by one window of Campylobacter concisus:
- a CDS encoding HyaD/HybD family hydrogenase maturation endopeptidase, whose amino-acid sequence MRVLVLGIGNVMFADEGIGVHFVNLMAKNYNFTSSKNELTLMDGGTLALALTHIISEFDYLIVVDCISANGASVGDVYFFDFLNVPNFISWDGSAHEIEMLQTLHLMELAGDRPTTKILGIVPSRIESSNFSLSDEVIKASNILEKTLLDHLKELDFKCEKVANFTLNDIVDEYAKKGLK is encoded by the coding sequence ATGAGAGTGCTGGTTCTTGGTATCGGCAACGTGATGTTTGCCGATGAGGGCATAGGTGTTCATTTTGTAAATTTGATGGCTAAAAACTATAACTTTACAAGTTCTAAAAACGAGCTTACTCTAATGGACGGGGGCACTTTAGCCCTCGCTCTAACTCACATAATAAGCGAATTTGACTATCTTATCGTCGTTGATTGCATTAGCGCAAATGGCGCAAGCGTGGGCGATGTTTATTTTTTCGACTTTCTAAATGTACCAAATTTTATCAGCTGGGACGGCTCGGCTCACGAGATCGAGATGCTTCAAACCCTTCATCTAATGGAGCTTGCAGGCGACAGGCCGACAACCAAAATCTTAGGCATCGTGCCTAGCCGCATAGAATCATCAAATTTTAGCCTCTCAGATGAAGTGATAAAAGCTTCTAACATCCTAGAAAAAACGCTGCTTGATCACTTAAAAGAGCTTGATTTTAAGTGCGAAAAAGTAGCAAATTTTACCCTAAATGATATCGTTGATGAATACGCTAAAAAAGGTTTAAAATGA
- the cybH gene encoding Ni/Fe-hydrogenase, b-type cytochrome subunit: MSHKNADRISEYEFSIGVRLTHWIRFAAITLLVVSGYYISYVFVSPEITSEPTNFMQAKWRMAHQIAGFVLIAAFIFKFYLFVFDKHSKKEWMSVVDFLNPKIWIAQIKYYLFMGPHPHLRGVYNPLQFASYFFFYLILTLICLSGLVLYVHVYHEGLGGALYEPARFFEELMGGLANVRTIHRICMWVIMIFVPIHVYMAVFNAVKGKNGAMDAIVSGYKFVKEH; the protein is encoded by the coding sequence ATGTCACATAAAAATGCTGACAGGATCAGCGAATACGAATTCTCCATCGGTGTTAGGCTGACACACTGGATTAGATTTGCAGCGATCACACTTTTAGTTGTGAGCGGCTACTATATCTCGTACGTTTTTGTGAGTCCAGAGATCACGAGCGAGCCTACAAATTTTATGCAAGCAAAGTGGCGTATGGCTCACCAGATCGCTGGCTTTGTGCTAATAGCGGCGTTTATCTTTAAATTTTATCTATTTGTCTTTGATAAACACAGCAAAAAAGAGTGGATGAGTGTGGTTGATTTTCTAAATCCAAAAATTTGGATCGCACAGATCAAATACTATCTTTTTATGGGGCCACATCCGCATTTAAGGGGCGTTTATAATCCTTTGCAGTTTGCCTCATACTTTTTCTTTTATCTTATTTTGACTCTTATTTGCCTAAGCGGTCTTGTGCTTTATGTTCATGTTTATCATGAGGGACTTGGCGGAGCGCTTTATGAGCCAGCTAGGTTTTTTGAAGAGCTTATGGGCGGACTAGCAAATGTTAGAACGATACATAGAATTTGTATGTGGGTCATTATGATTTTTGTGCCTATTCATGTTTATATGGCGGTATTTAACGCTGTTAAAGGCAAAAATGGAGCGATGGACGCTATCGTTAGTGGCTATAAATTTGTAAAAGAACACTGA
- a CDS encoding nickel-dependent hydrogenase large subunit, whose amino-acid sequence MSEKRIVIDPITRIEGHLRIEVVVDENNVVKEAYSGSTLWRGLEQIVKGRDPRDAGFFMQRICGVCTYSHYRAGIIAVENALGIKPPLNAELTRTLMNAALYLHDHIVHFYQLHGMDWADVVSALSADVHKASEEAFKYTSTPFATGADKLKEVKERVEAFVKKGNLGPFANAYWGHSTYKFTPEQNLIVLSHYLECLRIQRTAAQMMAIFGAKNPHPQSLTVGGVTCVMDLMDPARMGEYMSKFAEIKEFVDRAYYPDILMAAKAYGNEPSVLNDVGVANLLCYDEFLIGKNDHLFKGGYILNGDLNKVYDIDENKITEEATRSWYKNDKALHPYDGETEANYTGLIDGESIDAEGKLAHSKLFDTKGKYSWIKAPRYDGMPMQVGPIASIVINYARGNERVKKVVDEFLSKSGLPLSAVFSTLGRTATRMLEAKVVAEHTMDAFNALIENLKSDQETCAKYVIDNKKEYKGNFQGNAPRGALSHWCRIKDGVITNWQAVVPSTWNASPKDAQNQMGSYEACLVGLKIADLSKPLEIIRKIHSYDPCIACAVHVMDTKGNDLSTYKINPNL is encoded by the coding sequence ATGAGTGAAAAAAGAATAGTAATAGACCCTATAACACGTATCGAGGGACACTTAAGAATAGAAGTTGTTGTAGATGAAAATAATGTTGTAAAAGAGGCGTATTCTGGCTCAACTCTTTGGCGTGGCTTAGAGCAGATCGTAAAAGGCAGAGACCCAAGAGATGCTGGCTTTTTTATGCAAAGAATTTGTGGCGTTTGTACATACTCACACTACCGAGCAGGCATCATCGCAGTTGAAAATGCTCTTGGTATCAAGCCTCCGTTAAATGCCGAGCTAACTAGAACGCTCATGAACGCAGCTTTATATCTTCACGATCACATCGTGCACTTTTATCAGCTCCACGGCATGGACTGGGCGGACGTCGTCTCTGCACTAAGCGCAGACGTGCATAAGGCTAGCGAGGAGGCGTTTAAATACACAAGCACGCCATTTGCAACAGGCGCAGACAAGCTAAAAGAGGTAAAAGAGAGGGTTGAAGCCTTTGTTAAAAAGGGCAATCTTGGACCATTTGCCAACGCATACTGGGGACATAGCACATATAAATTTACGCCAGAGCAAAATTTAATCGTCCTCTCTCACTACTTAGAGTGTTTAAGAATTCAAAGAACTGCAGCTCAGATGATGGCTATCTTTGGCGCTAAAAACCCACATCCACAAAGCTTAACAGTTGGCGGTGTGACCTGTGTGATGGACCTTATGGATCCAGCTAGAATGGGCGAATATATGAGCAAATTTGCCGAGATCAAAGAATTTGTTGATAGAGCTTACTATCCAGATATCTTGATGGCAGCTAAAGCCTATGGTAATGAGCCAAGCGTTCTAAACGATGTTGGTGTGGCAAATTTACTCTGCTACGATGAGTTTTTGATCGGCAAAAATGACCATCTATTTAAAGGTGGCTATATTTTAAATGGCGATCTTAATAAGGTTTATGATATCGATGAAAATAAAATCACCGAAGAAGCTACTAGGTCTTGGTATAAAAACGACAAAGCGCTCCACCCATACGACGGCGAGACTGAGGCAAACTACACAGGCCTTATTGACGGCGAGAGCATAGACGCTGAGGGCAAACTAGCCCATAGTAAGCTTTTTGATACAAAAGGCAAATATAGCTGGATCAAAGCACCAAGATATGATGGCATGCCTATGCAAGTAGGACCGATTGCTAGCATCGTCATAAACTACGCTAGAGGCAACGAGAGAGTTAAAAAAGTAGTTGATGAGTTCTTGTCAAAGAGTGGCTTGCCATTAAGTGCAGTTTTCTCAACTCTAGGCAGAACCGCTACTCGTATGCTCGAGGCAAAAGTAGTAGCAGAGCACACAATGGATGCATTTAATGCTTTGATCGAAAATTTAAAATCAGATCAAGAGACTTGCGCAAAATATGTAATCGATAATAAAAAAGAGTACAAAGGAAATTTTCAAGGCAATGCTCCAAGAGGTGCGCTTAGCCACTGGTGCCGCATAAAAGATGGCGTTATCACAAACTGGCAAGCAGTCGTACCAAGCACATGGAACGCCTCTCCAAAAGACGCACAAAATCAAATGGGAAGCTATGAAGCGTGCTTAGTTGGTTTAAAGATCGCTGATCTTTCAAAGCCACTTGAGATAATACGAAAAATTCACTCTTACGATCCTTGTATCGCATGCGCTGTGCATGTTATGGATACAAAGGGAAATGATTTGAGTACTTATAAGATAAATCCAAATTTATAA
- the hypF gene encoding carbamoyltransferase HypF: MRSSFRYEIKGLVQGVGFRPFVYTLADKFKLVGEIYNDDEGVKLNFSGEEASFLAFEKELYEKLPALARIDELKKIKIDKIYEKLEIIASKSATKQAPILPDYALCDDCLREFYDPTNPRYKYPFINCTNCGPRFSIIKALPYDRVNTTMNEFKMCKFCESEYKDPLNRRYHAEPISCPNCGPKLYLKDKFGKVLASGNEAAKDAAKLINEGKILAIKGLGGFHLICDATNEAAVCELRARKHRPSKPFALMSKNLQNARKIAQISEAEAKLLSSNLKPIVLLEAKNGSNIAKSVAPNLNKLGVMLAFSGIHLLLFEYLEHDIIATSANISGEVVIKDESELREKLGDVIDFYLDHDREIYSPSDDSIAFCVGDETIFTRTSRGLNPNFIHTNFKQKGTFLALGAELKSSFCIYKDGLLMVSPYIGDLKNVATFDRFKDIFTLFETTYNLKIDKVIADLHPNFLNTKWAKDQGFELVHLQHHYAHLLSVIFENDLADKKYLGFCFDGTGYGEDGKIWGGEVFELNKKNYERVYHFDEFSLFGGENSIKNIYLIAYSIILKYSLEDEASKFLVNFDEKMLANFKKMEQKGLNLIKTSSVGRIFDAFGAIICGLFHSSFEGESGMRLEALYDKNLDVCYKFSLDNGVIGFKEAFKSALKDEPRVAATAFINGLADIIFEISKKEKMEILLSGGVFQNKTLLELIYKKFTKVNLKFYINKKFCSNDSNVNLGQIYYYLSTFSNK, encoded by the coding sequence TTGAGATCAAGCTTTAGATATGAGATCAAAGGCTTAGTTCAAGGCGTTGGTTTTAGACCTTTTGTCTATACTTTAGCGGACAAATTTAAGCTAGTTGGCGAAATTTACAATGATGACGAGGGCGTGAAGCTAAATTTTAGCGGCGAAGAGGCTAGCTTTTTGGCTTTTGAAAAAGAGCTTTATGAGAAGCTGCCAGCCCTTGCTAGGATCGATGAGCTAAAGAAGATTAAGATAGATAAAATTTATGAAAAGCTTGAGATCATTGCCTCAAAATCAGCCACCAAGCAAGCGCCTATCTTGCCTGATTACGCACTTTGCGATGACTGCTTGCGTGAGTTTTATGACCCCACAAATCCACGCTATAAATACCCATTTATAAACTGCACCAACTGCGGACCGAGATTTTCCATCATCAAAGCATTGCCTTATGACAGGGTAAATACGACGATGAATGAGTTTAAAATGTGTAAATTTTGCGAGAGCGAATACAAAGATCCGCTTAACCGCCGCTATCACGCAGAGCCGATCTCTTGCCCAAACTGCGGACCAAAACTCTATCTAAAAGATAAATTTGGCAAAGTCTTGGCTAGTGGGAACGAAGCGGCCAAAGATGCGGCTAAGCTCATAAACGAGGGCAAAATCTTAGCCATTAAAGGGCTTGGTGGCTTTCATTTGATTTGTGATGCGACAAATGAAGCTGCAGTTTGCGAGCTAAGAGCTAGAAAACACCGCCCAAGCAAGCCCTTTGCGCTGATGAGTAAAAATTTACAAAACGCCAGAAAAATAGCGCAAATTTCAGAAGCGGAGGCGAAGCTTCTTAGCTCAAATTTAAAGCCTATCGTCCTACTGGAGGCAAAAAATGGCTCAAATATCGCAAAAAGTGTCGCACCAAATTTAAATAAGCTTGGTGTCATGCTCGCATTTAGTGGCATACATCTTTTGCTATTTGAGTATTTAGAACACGACATCATCGCAACTAGTGCAAACATCTCAGGCGAAGTTGTGATAAAAGATGAGAGCGAGCTAAGAGAAAAGCTAGGTGACGTCATAGACTTTTACCTTGATCACGACCGAGAAATTTACTCACCAAGTGACGATAGTATCGCATTTTGCGTTGGTGATGAGACAATTTTCACAAGAACGAGCCGTGGCTTAAATCCAAATTTTATCCATACAAATTTTAAGCAAAAAGGGACATTTTTAGCCCTTGGAGCGGAGCTAAAAAGCTCATTTTGTATCTACAAAGACGGCCTTTTAATGGTTAGCCCATATATAGGAGATCTTAAAAATGTGGCGACTTTTGATAGGTTTAAGGACATTTTCACCCTTTTTGAAACGACTTATAACCTAAAAATAGACAAGGTCATAGCCGATCTGCATCCAAATTTTTTAAATACAAAATGGGCAAAGGATCAGGGCTTTGAGTTAGTTCATCTGCAGCATCACTACGCACATTTGCTAAGTGTGATCTTTGAAAATGATCTAGCAGATAAAAAATACCTTGGCTTTTGTTTTGATGGCACTGGATACGGGGAAGATGGCAAAATTTGGGGTGGCGAGGTTTTTGAGCTAAATAAAAAGAATTACGAGCGAGTTTATCATTTTGATGAATTTAGCCTATTTGGGGGCGAAAACAGCATCAAAAATATTTATCTAATCGCATATTCTATTATTTTAAAATACTCTCTTGAGGACGAAGCTAGTAAATTTTTAGTAAATTTTGATGAAAAAATGCTTGCAAATTTTAAAAAAATGGAGCAAAAAGGATTAAACTTAATAAAGACTAGCTCGGTTGGTAGGATATTTGACGCATTTGGAGCGATTATTTGTGGGCTTTTTCACTCAAGTTTTGAAGGTGAGAGTGGCATGAGGCTTGAAGCACTTTATGATAAAAATTTAGATGTGTGTTATAAATTTAGTCTAGATAATGGAGTTATAGGCTTTAAAGAAGCTTTTAAAAGTGCTTTAAAAGATGAGCCAAGAGTGGCTGCAACGGCATTTATAAATGGCTTGGCTGATATTATTTTTGAAATTTCAAAAAAAGAAAAAATGGAAATTTTACTAAGCGGCGGAGTTTTTCAAAATAAGACTTTACTCGAACTTATTTACAAAAAATTTACTAAAGTAAATTTGAAATTTTATATCAATAAAAAATTCTGTAGCAACGATTCTAACGTAAATTTAGGGCAAATTTATTATTATTTATCCACATTTTCTAATAAGTGA
- a CDS encoding hydrogenase small subunit — MNNDLRQKIDRRLSELSALPKMKSDSSIAQLLKEKGFTRRDFMKWAGAMTAFMALPSAMTPMVARAAELSDRLPVIWLHMAECTGCSESLLRTDAPSIDSLIFDYISLEYHETIMAASGWQAEENLESAIEKYKGRYILLVEGGIPTGATENFLTVGPHGTTGKTHAVNASKDAAAIFAIGTCSSFGGIQAARPNPSNSVGLSKVTDKPVINVAGCPPSEKNIVGNVLHFLLFGTLPALDVYNRPKWAYGLRIHDLCERRGHFDAGEFVQNFGDEGAKNGYCLYKVGCKGPYTFNNCSRERFNQHTSWPVQAGHGCIGCSEPDFWDTMGPFEEPMADRLFDTVLGLGADNVSDKVGIGILALTGIGIAAHAVIASMSKDKE, encoded by the coding sequence ATGAATAATGACTTGCGTCAAAAGATAGATAGGCGCTTAAGTGAGCTTAGTGCGTTGCCTAAGATGAAAAGCGACTCAAGTATTGCGCAGCTTTTAAAAGAGAAGGGCTTTACTAGGCGTGATTTTATGAAGTGGGCTGGTGCGATGACAGCTTTTATGGCTCTACCAAGTGCGATGACACCGATGGTTGCTCGTGCTGCTGAGCTTAGCGATAGGCTTCCTGTGATATGGCTTCATATGGCAGAATGCACAGGTTGTAGCGAGAGCTTACTAAGAACCGATGCTCCAAGCATAGATAGTCTTATATTTGACTACATAAGCCTTGAATACCACGAAACTATCATGGCAGCTTCTGGTTGGCAGGCTGAAGAAAATTTAGAGAGTGCTATTGAAAAATACAAAGGTAGATACATCCTGCTAGTTGAGGGAGGTATTCCAACTGGTGCGACTGAAAATTTCTTAACTGTTGGACCTCATGGCACAACAGGTAAAACTCATGCTGTAAATGCTTCAAAAGATGCAGCTGCTATCTTTGCGATCGGTACCTGTTCTAGCTTTGGTGGCATTCAAGCTGCAAGGCCAAATCCATCAAATTCAGTGGGACTTTCAAAGGTAACTGATAAGCCAGTTATTAATGTTGCGGGCTGTCCACCAAGTGAGAAAAATATCGTTGGCAACGTGCTTCACTTCTTACTTTTTGGCACACTTCCAGCGCTTGATGTTTATAATAGGCCAAAATGGGCTTATGGCTTAAGAATTCACGATCTTTGCGAAAGACGTGGTCACTTTGACGCTGGCGAGTTTGTCCAAAACTTCGGCGATGAAGGTGCAAAAAATGGCTACTGCTTATACAAAGTAGGTTGCAAAGGTCCATATACATTTAATAACTGCTCACGCGAGAGATTTAACCAGCACACATCATGGCCAGTTCAAGCGGGACACGGCTGTATAGGCTGCTCAGAACCAGACTTCTGGGATACGATGGGACCATTTGAAGAGCCTATGGCAGATAGACTCTTTGATACTGTTTTGGGTCTTGGAGCTGATAATGTCAGCGATAAAGTTGGCATCGGAATTTTAGCTCTTACAGGCATTGGTATAGCAGCTCACGCTGTTATAGCTTCTATGAGTAAAGATAAAGAATAA